AAGGCGGGGTCCGCGGACTTCTGCCGGCCCACCATCATCAGCAGCACCTTCTCGCTGAGGAAACACACCCCCTTGGGTCTGTCGGCGGTCTGCAGCGAGATCTGCTGGATGTTGGCCATGGCCGACGCCGTGATGCGGTACACCAGCACCGTGTTGCAGGCGTTGGAGGCCACGGCCACGGTGGAGGCGCGCGGGTCGAACGCCAGCAAGTCCGGCACCAGGATCCCCGGGATGCTGACTTTGCGGGTGGTGACCACCTTGCGCTCGTACGTGATCAACACCAGATGCGACGAGTCCTGCCCGGAGCCCGTCACCGTGTCCTTGCGTTGCAGGTGGATGAGCGGGCTGGGATCTGAACGCCGGTGTCTCGCCAGGAGGTGGGTGAGGTCCAGCGGGCCCGGGGTGGCCGTGCGAGACCTTTCGGCGAGGTCGAACGAGAGCCGCCTGGAGTCCTGAGAGAGGTCGCTTTCCGGCGTCTGGTCCCGTGGAGTTTCCACCTCGAAGGCCATCCCGGCGTTCAAGCCGCACAGCTTCTCCAGGGGCAGCTCCGTTGCCACGGCAACCTGCGAGTCCCCCGTTGCCTCGATGGCACAGACGTAGCCCCCCACGTCGAAGATGGGGCAGAAGGAGCAGGCCAGCAGGCTCTTGTGGATGTCGTTCCAAATGTAGGAGTGCAAGGCGGCACCGATCGCCACCACCAGCCGGGTGCCATCTTTAGTCCAGCACGCGCAGTGAATCAGCCCGCTGCCTTTAATTTCCGCCTTGGTCCTCCTGTTGTCCACCCGCACCGAGAACAGCACCGACGCGTCCCGCTTGGTGAGGAGGGCCAGAATGTCCATTTTCGGGTGCCAGACGCAGCCCTGGGCGAGCAACGGGAAGGGTTCGCTCATCTCGCACGTCTGCGTGCACAGCAGCTTGTTGTGTTCCAACGCGCTGAGCTGCAGTTGCCACACGCTGACGTGCTTCTTGTGCTGCACGGCCAGCAGGGCGGGCGAGTCGGGGCAGCACAGCGGCCCCCAGAAGAGCCCCAGGACGTGCTCGAACTGCCCGATGACGTTCGTGTCGCCGAACTTGGCCTCGCCGCGCTGGAAGTAGAACGCGGTCAGGCACACCTGCTTGCCGTCGGTCCACGCCACGCCGTGCAGCGGGTGGATGGCCTGGTGCAGCGTGTTGACGCCGCTCCGCAGCAGCTTGGCCCGGCCCAGGTCCATCCCGGCCAGAAAGCGGAAAAACGAATCCGAGCGGCCGGTGGCTCCTCACCTTGCAGATTAGAACCCGCGAAGGCTCCctcctgggtttcctcccaagGCGGCGCCTTAATCCGCTCTCCTGAGCCGAGGGCGCGGTGACGTGCACAAAGAGCTGATTAAGGCGCGGTGACCTCGACACGACACCCTCGGGACCCAAGGCCGCTGACGTCGGTCACTTAATCATGTCGGGGAGAGGACAATTTGTCGTTCTCAGGGCCCAAACTCCAGATAAGTCGTTGCTGAGTGGGAGAAATGGGGTTCCAAAGGGGTGGAAGATTACAAATTACTGTCAATTTACATGGAAAGCTAAAATGGGAAATATTCCAAAGCGGAACACCTATGTGGGAATTAATGATTTAATTTATTCAAacataaatattaacattttgtcCCATTATAAGCACATCCAAACAGTAGTGATCACTGTCCTTTCCCACTTACAAATGTATTACAGTACCTTgactgctgcattttttttttccacttcactcAAGCGACGGCATATCTGAAGCGTCACAAACTTTCCGATAAAGTCCTGCTAATTCCCATGCAAAGTTTACAACAACTCTAAAATATCAGGGATGCACTGGTTGATGAATTATAGCTAATTTTAACATTAACCAGGAGCTATGCTACTTTACCAGCCTGACATCTGGACAAGCAGGGGTAGGAACCATGTAAATACAAATCGTGACAATATTTGGTCTTTTACTTCTATTACCTCTTATCTATTTTTTACTAACTGGTGTCACTAATTTTCAAACTACGAAACAATCTAACTGTACTGCCTTGTGTTACACGTGACATTTAATTGGAACGTGTGTCAAGACTGttggaaaatattaaaatgtcaaTATTGACAACTTGTTACTATGGAAATTGTATTTGATAGAAATATACGTACATGTTCTAGAAAAGTTCGTGTTGAGTTATTGAACAACTTGTACTCGGTCTTTAAAAAATGGCACCGGTGCATTCCTAATAGTATTATGTAGGAAAGCATATAGTAGTGAGAGTCTCGtgaaattcaaataaatcattttttccgTCCATGATGCCGCTTCAGAATGATTTTCCACATTAAGATCTGAGCGCACGTGTTAGAATGCAATCACGCTGTGCTTTAACTCCACGTTTAGGATCGGATAGACCTAAACAACccgtcaacaaacaaaaaaaaataaacatgtaaacaaCACGTACTTTGTCGATTAAAGCTTGCGGTGAACGTTTTATGCCGTAACTTCACATTTTGCCGGGCACCGCCATGTTTACAAGTCTCAAACCAGGAAGTGATTGTCTGGCGTCATTTTGagaagtgcatcatgggaaaTGCAGTTTAACTTAAACGCTGCTCCCCAAAGGCCGACTGTTCATTGATATGAATATTGTCGTAAAACGCCATTTAATTATTAACTATAGAGttcattcatcctttcttcctgccttgcacgcttttgtcttttcttcaaTTGCTGTATTCGCCatcttttcttcatttcacacttttccCCCATCATCCTTATCTTCTTTCTTATGcgttatcttctcttccatcctgtttttattccttccatctccatccttctACCTAGCTTCCATGCTCACACCCCTTCCAATTAGTCAGCCTCCTCTTTTTCATTCCTTTCACACTTGATTCTTTCCatccttttctttcctttcatcCTTCTTTCCACACTATCTTCTCTCCCTTTTCATCCTTCTCCCTTCACGGACCCCTTTTCATTCCTCCATTACTCATACTCTTTTTTCCAACTTTCTATTCTACCTTTGTTATACTTTCATTTAACACCAGggttcctttccttcttttcatgccttatctcctcttccatctttccttccttccctttctGAGCACCATTCCTGgcattcatcctttcttcctgcccttttgtcttttcttcctttgCAGGATtcgccctctcttttcttaattttgcactttttcccatcatcctttccctctttttcctgccttatcttctcttccatccttccatttctgAACTTCTCTTCCATCCTGGTTTTATTCCTTCTAACGCCATCCTTCCTCACTTTCTTCTCTCCCTCTTTTTCCTGCCTTCTCTTCTCTTCCAtgcttcatttcttccatctttccttcagttcatccttcCCTTTCTGAACCTCCTCCATCCTTCCTCACTATCTTCTCTCCCTCTTTTTcctgccttatcttctcttccatccatccttccttcctgccctccatccttccatttctgAACTTCTCTTCCATCCTGGTTTTATTATCTATTAGGTATTATTATGGTTGTCCTGTGGATCAGTGGtttgagcattggtttggtaaagcagggattgtgggttcgtatccctcTGGAATCGTTTCACATGATTATGTGAaacgtggcttttttttttttggtgtggcagtaatacgcttccgtagaaaacaaaaacaattactaATAAACTTCAcggaacattttcattttttttgtattttgtgactAACTTTGTAAAAAGTGTTGTGCATTCAGTGTAGTTAAtatgtcgaaaaaaaaaaaactaaaacaaagcaCAAATTTACGACCATGCAGCATCCGTTATAAAAACATCTCCCACTCCTCTTTTGACACGGAAGTGATTCCCGAACACCACGCTGGAAGATGCATCATGGGAAACATAGTTCAAGTGGACGCCGGGCTAATTCTGAGACTATTCACTCGTTCGAATTGTATTTTCCCTCGGATTTATACTCAAAGCAGCAAGTTTGACTTTTCGTAGTTGCAGCGGTTGACATTTTATCCCAAACAACGGCCACAAATCTATGTAATAAGGAACCGCTGTTCGGTCAGTAAGTACTCCGCTCTGCCGCAGTGTGGCGCCGCCATCTTGTAACAGCCCGCTGGCCAGTGGAAGCCcaaaaatctgctctctcgcccCTCTCATATCTCGGCTGGGTGGCTCTCGGCGGCGGTCGGGTGACGACTGCATGCTGTCCTTCGGCGAACACCGAGCTGTTACGGTAGCGGCCATACGGGGAATCGCTCGCCTGGGAAGGGCTTATGTTCTACGGCTAGAAATCGACGAATTATTCCAAAACCATGGGCGTGGAAGTCGAGACAATATCTCCCGGTGATGGTGAGTTGCTTGCCGATGGGGGGGGCTTGGTAGTTCTCTCCCCCAGGCCCGAAACTATTCAacgttttaatattttcattcaatcCTGCAATATATCCTCATGCTTAAAATTCCAGTGTTTGTACAAGGCGCAGGTTCTAAAAGaaccaaaataaaatcacatttatgtTATTGATTtagccaccttttttttttaacatggtggTTCCTTGGGAGTGCGAGCTTGATTCATTCTAATTGAACACTgctatctcaaatcatctttccttaTCAAATTTAATGGTTATGCTATTAACGAATCCATCCCCCCCaaattctgtgtttttttttaaatcaaaatactaTTCTGTAATATAGTACTTAATGAAAAACGGAGTAAtaacacaattattaaatggaatgttttaggaTAAATTGAATGCATCGTGATTTAATACTCAAATTCAATAAATTGGGCTTCTCTTGGTGTGTGCGTCTTAaccaactgtaaaaaaaaaaaaatatatatatatatatatatatatgtgtgtgtgtgtgtgtatatttttttttttacaaccacaTACTATGCTTTTAAATCTGCTAGCCTACTGCTAACACATTATGGAAAAGGCCATAAACACATTGTGAATTGCATTGCATTGCTTTATTGTGTTGTGACGCATTCAattcatatttgaaaacaatccACGccgcaacacatgcagacaggcAAGAAAACAATACATCACAGATATATATTGTTTCTCCTGTGTGAAAACTGACAAATGAAATTGCCCTTTTGAGTCTTCTACGGTTATGTCTGCAGGACTGGCCTCAGTTGGTTAAGACGCACACACCAAGAGAAGCCCAATTTATTGAATTTGAGTATTAAATCACAATGCATTCAATTTATCCCAAAACAttccatttaataattgtgttaTTACTCCGTTTTTCATTAAGTACTATATTACAGAATAgtattttgcttttaaaaaaaaaacaatttgggggGATTAATAGCATAGCCATTAAATTTgatgaggaaagatgatttgagatagcATTGTTCAATTAGAATGAATCAAGCTCGCACTCCCAAGGAAccaccatgttaaaaaaaaaaaggtggctaAATCAATAacataaatgtgattttattgcCTGGCATGTTGTGGTACAATATGGTACTACCCTGAAgatatcatccattttctgagccgctcatcctcacaagggtcgcaggagtactgtagcctatcctagctatcttcggggTTGCCAGGGGGCGCTGACAAACAACCAtacgtactcacaatcacatgtaagggcaatttagagtcttcgattaatgcatgtttttgggatgtgggagggaactggagtgccaggagaaaacccacgcaggacatgcaaaactccacacaggcagggccggggatttgaacctcgttttctcagaattgtgaggcataTGTTCTAACTAGTCGCCCCACAGTGCTTCCTCCCTTGAAGATGCGTAACTTTAAATTTGGACTTGCAAATGTATTAATACACATTGTCACCAATATGGTATGTCCAGGAAGCAGtactaaaaaaatattggtatCGCAGTAGTTGTACTGCAATATCGGGGTggacggggagggggggctCCATAATGTGAACTCATGCGTATTTTATTTTCCCCACAGGAAGCACATTTCCAAAGAAGGGTCAGACGTGTGTGGTTCATTACATAGGTgagtgagtcattcttttatgcGATGTCTTCTGCCGTCTCGTGTTGTCTTATCTCAAgcggtctcattttttttaccatacgATTCTAACAATATGATAACTCGGAGGAAAAATATCGCGACTTCACAGTATTGCTTTTACAGccctaaaatgttttattttgaaatgtttggcTAACTTTTATGTCATCGTTATCTTTCTTACACTGAATGTGCTCCGTATTTACATtatcattacattacattaaatgCAATGAAAgtaaacaagttttttttattttttaaataaaattaaagtggagtcactgatggtgtagtggtacacacgcctgcctttggtgccggcagcgtgggatcgattcccgctcagtgactgtgttgatatctgccctgcgaccgactggcgaccagttcagggtgtagtccgcttttcgctagctgggaaaggctccagctttctgcgacccttgtgaggataagcggcatggataATGACGTGACAACAGCAAAAGTACTCGTTTCTTCGAAAAAGAGTAGCAGTAGCTGCTACACTGCTCTTCTCCACTTTGTGAAATAACGTTAGCTAGCCATGCTAGTTTAGCTAGTTTTCTGCATCAGTGGCCTGTGTAgagtatgtccatccatccattttcttcaccacttatcctcaccagggtcgtggggagtgctggagcctatcccgagctgtcaccgggcaggagacgggctataccttgaactggttgccagcaaatcgcagggcatcttgagacaaacagccgtgctcacaatcacacctaggggcaattttagagtgtccaatgaatgttgcatgtttttttgggatgtgggacacgcaaactccacacaggcgggtccgggattgaacccggaacctcagaactgtgaggccaacgttttctagctgttccaccatgccgccgtgTATAGTACGTAGTTCACCAAATGTAGACATGCTGCCTCCCGTAGCTGTACGCAGATGTTTATTTTCAGAGCGAGTCATAGTAATATATTATCATTAGCATTGATTTTATTGTAGTGATGTGTAGTGCGCCTGTAAATGTGATAAATCAGAAGTATTGCCTACGATGGGCTACACTCTTTACAAGAATATTTTTCATATCCTTCCCCTCTGTTCTGATGAACACTTAAGCCTGCTACGCTACtgctttttgattttgtttatgATGGTGGTATTTgttgtaaaaagtttgagaaatctAATGTGGCCCAAAGCTCTCCCATGTTGTCCCATATGGGCTCAATATCCCGTCCAGTACGTCCGCGATCATACTATAGAGTCCCTTTTATTCAGACCATCCAATTTTTTCGCGAGCCGCACTGCCGggacaaggggggggggacacatttGGGTTAGCGTGCGCCTCGGGGACTCGTTCGACGCAGACAAGTAGGTCAGACAgaaagtaaacaaaacaa
This genomic window from Syngnathoides biaculeatus isolate LvHL_M chromosome 23, ASM1980259v1, whole genome shotgun sequence contains:
- the wdcp gene encoding WD repeat and coiled-coil-containing protein isoform X1 — translated: MDLGRAKLLRSGVNTLHQAIHPLHGVAWTDGKQVCLTAFYFQRGEAKFGDTNVIGQFEHVLGLFWGPLCCPDSPALLAVQHKKHVSVWQLQLSALEHNKLLCTQTCEMSEPFPLLAQGCVWHPKMDILALLTKRDASVLFSVRVDNRRTKAEIKGSGLIHCACWTKDGTRLVVAIGAALHSYIWNDIHKSLLACSFCPIFDVGGYVCAIEATGDSQVAVATELPLEKLCGLNAGMAFEVETPRDQTPESDLSQDSRRLSFDLAERSRTATPGPLDLTHLLARHRRSDPSPLIHLQRKDTVTGSGQDSSHLVLITYERKVVTTRKVSIPGILVPDLLAFDPRASTVAVASNACNTVLVYRITASAMANIQQISLQTADRPKGVCFLSEKVLLMMVGRQKSADPAFLPSSNTEKYTVRLVAKEFDGEGAPSPLNAEPASNLSRIRRHSEHMPKEDREQLGIKDLVLPGAGAVPHSPGSRRRLVEELRSPEPSPAASSAVFSYSERTPGVAAEISDIGRMAGLAVAGPASRDSSRAGSPRPEAVPEPPLAPPGGSSRERALEHLIFNMERLFVRFADVQQCLGEIREYTQNGKKIPSSYPAAAEPPYLNVTCQKQLSENVFIDERRPVLLCDGKLCLRALQELFNLAVVEMLHGPLWIVLVADADGFVPLTFKPKDELTVRNGKRKSTLRAPGSPETSCPSSPAPSHNPNNTITEAST